Proteins from one Bufo gargarizans isolate SCDJY-AF-19 chromosome 8, ASM1485885v1, whole genome shotgun sequence genomic window:
- the C1QTNF8 gene encoding complement C1q tumor necrosis factor-related protein 8 isoform X2, protein MKGRGAILICAHYHGKAKMTMMHLPVVVILASVVSVDAAAPRTFLWQEVGNPSCVRCCEASEEPAEPPKKSRMKEYVVYPMPRVQPRIEMTILKGEKGEMGGKGPPGVSGKEGERGSLGPQGFKGQKGQTGPSGNSCKIQYAAFSVARRKSIHSTEYFQNVVFDTTFVNLYEHFNMFSGTFVCYIPGIYFFNLNVHTWNLKETYLHIMKNSEEMAILYAQPSDRSIMQSQSLMLHLKDRDEVWVRMFKRERENALYNDETDVYIIFNGYLVKAMDD, encoded by the exons ATGAAAGGCCGAG GAGCCATCCTCATCTGTGCACACTATCATGG caAAGCCAAAATGACCATGATGCATCTCCCGGTGGTCGTCATCTTGGCATCTGTTGTGTCTGTTGATGCTGCAGCACCAAGAACATTTCTATGGCAGGAAGTCGGCAATCCCTCATGCGTTCGCTGTTGTGAAGCCTCAGAGGAACCTGCAGAGCCCCCCAAGAAGAGCAGAATGAAGGAATATGTTGTCTACCCTATGCCAAGAGTCCAGCCTCGTATAGAGATGACTATTCTAAAAG GTGAAAAGGGTGAAATGGGTGGAAAAGGGCCTCCAGGAGTCTCAGGAAAGGAAGGGGAACGAGGATCACTGGGACCACAAGGCTTCAAGGGTCAAAAGGGTCAAACGGGTCCATCAGGGAATTCATGCAAGATCCAATATGCAGCATTTTCCGTGGCCCGTCGTAAATCCATACACAGTACTGAATATTTCCAAAATGTTGTATTCGACACAACGTTCGTGAACTTGTACGAGCACTTCAACATGTTCTCGGGAACCTTCGTCTGCTACATTCCTGGGATCTATTTCTTTAACCTTAATGTACATACATGGAACTTAAAGGAGACCTATCTACATATCATGAAGAACAGTGAAGAGATGGCCATTTTGTACGCACAACCCAGTGACCGCAGTATTATGCAGAGTCAAAGTCTTATGCTCCATCTGAAGGACAGGGATGAGGTCTGGGTGCGGATGTTCAAAAGGGAAAGAGAGAACGCATTATATAATGATGAGACTGATGTCTACATTATTTTTAATGGCTACCTGGTCAAGGCAATGGATGACTAA
- the C1QTNF8 gene encoding complement C1q tumor necrosis factor-related protein 8 isoform X1 — protein sequence MLKHQFLHGSQSQPQEMDPRGWYMIKAKMTMMHLPVVVILASVVSVDAAAPRTFLWQEVGNPSCVRCCEASEEPAEPPKKSRMKEYVVYPMPRVQPRIEMTILKGEKGEMGGKGPPGVSGKEGERGSLGPQGFKGQKGQTGPSGNSCKIQYAAFSVARRKSIHSTEYFQNVVFDTTFVNLYEHFNMFSGTFVCYIPGIYFFNLNVHTWNLKETYLHIMKNSEEMAILYAQPSDRSIMQSQSLMLHLKDRDEVWVRMFKRERENALYNDETDVYIIFNGYLVKAMDD from the exons ATGCTAAAACATCAATTTCTCCATGGGAGCCAATCACAACCTCAAGAAATGGATCCTAGGGGGTGGTACATGAT caAAGCCAAAATGACCATGATGCATCTCCCGGTGGTCGTCATCTTGGCATCTGTTGTGTCTGTTGATGCTGCAGCACCAAGAACATTTCTATGGCAGGAAGTCGGCAATCCCTCATGCGTTCGCTGTTGTGAAGCCTCAGAGGAACCTGCAGAGCCCCCCAAGAAGAGCAGAATGAAGGAATATGTTGTCTACCCTATGCCAAGAGTCCAGCCTCGTATAGAGATGACTATTCTAAAAG GTGAAAAGGGTGAAATGGGTGGAAAAGGGCCTCCAGGAGTCTCAGGAAAGGAAGGGGAACGAGGATCACTGGGACCACAAGGCTTCAAGGGTCAAAAGGGTCAAACGGGTCCATCAGGGAATTCATGCAAGATCCAATATGCAGCATTTTCCGTGGCCCGTCGTAAATCCATACACAGTACTGAATATTTCCAAAATGTTGTATTCGACACAACGTTCGTGAACTTGTACGAGCACTTCAACATGTTCTCGGGAACCTTCGTCTGCTACATTCCTGGGATCTATTTCTTTAACCTTAATGTACATACATGGAACTTAAAGGAGACCTATCTACATATCATGAAGAACAGTGAAGAGATGGCCATTTTGTACGCACAACCCAGTGACCGCAGTATTATGCAGAGTCAAAGTCTTATGCTCCATCTGAAGGACAGGGATGAGGTCTGGGTGCGGATGTTCAAAAGGGAAAGAGAGAACGCATTATATAATGATGAGACTGATGTCTACATTATTTTTAATGGCTACCTGGTCAAGGCAATGGATGACTAA
- the C1QTNF8 gene encoding complement C1q tumor necrosis factor-related protein 8 isoform X3 has protein sequence MTMMHLPVVVILASVVSVDAAAPRTFLWQEVGNPSCVRCCEASEEPAEPPKKSRMKEYVVYPMPRVQPRIEMTILKGEKGEMGGKGPPGVSGKEGERGSLGPQGFKGQKGQTGPSGNSCKIQYAAFSVARRKSIHSTEYFQNVVFDTTFVNLYEHFNMFSGTFVCYIPGIYFFNLNVHTWNLKETYLHIMKNSEEMAILYAQPSDRSIMQSQSLMLHLKDRDEVWVRMFKRERENALYNDETDVYIIFNGYLVKAMDD, from the exons ATGACCATGATGCATCTCCCGGTGGTCGTCATCTTGGCATCTGTTGTGTCTGTTGATGCTGCAGCACCAAGAACATTTCTATGGCAGGAAGTCGGCAATCCCTCATGCGTTCGCTGTTGTGAAGCCTCAGAGGAACCTGCAGAGCCCCCCAAGAAGAGCAGAATGAAGGAATATGTTGTCTACCCTATGCCAAGAGTCCAGCCTCGTATAGAGATGACTATTCTAAAAG GTGAAAAGGGTGAAATGGGTGGAAAAGGGCCTCCAGGAGTCTCAGGAAAGGAAGGGGAACGAGGATCACTGGGACCACAAGGCTTCAAGGGTCAAAAGGGTCAAACGGGTCCATCAGGGAATTCATGCAAGATCCAATATGCAGCATTTTCCGTGGCCCGTCGTAAATCCATACACAGTACTGAATATTTCCAAAATGTTGTATTCGACACAACGTTCGTGAACTTGTACGAGCACTTCAACATGTTCTCGGGAACCTTCGTCTGCTACATTCCTGGGATCTATTTCTTTAACCTTAATGTACATACATGGAACTTAAAGGAGACCTATCTACATATCATGAAGAACAGTGAAGAGATGGCCATTTTGTACGCACAACCCAGTGACCGCAGTATTATGCAGAGTCAAAGTCTTATGCTCCATCTGAAGGACAGGGATGAGGTCTGGGTGCGGATGTTCAAAAGGGAAAGAGAGAACGCATTATATAATGATGAGACTGATGTCTACATTATTTTTAATGGCTACCTGGTCAAGGCAATGGATGACTAA